A genomic stretch from Arachis stenosperma cultivar V10309 chromosome 3, arast.V10309.gnm1.PFL2, whole genome shotgun sequence includes:
- the LOC130967859 gene encoding uncharacterized protein LOC130967859 yields the protein MEENNRLEQKIAGILNDARASYATHNRKLKELSLLRSKSSSLSLFFSAFSKTLTPLFDFQRRLAPAERTVAFVSAFAAARDPAADSDEFLDLFLRFLLLAAPSANKTARFRACQIVSEIILLLPDDAEVSNDVWDEVIECMKLRVRDKIPGVRAFAIRALSRFVNDTANSDILDLFLEQLALEQNADVRKMIVLSLPPSTATSQVIIDCTLDVSESVRKAAYCVLANKFPLQSLSIKLRTVILQRGLADRSVAISKECFKLLRDEWLTKCCNGDPLELLKFLDVETYESVGETVMQTLLKADLVKLQNGASIQQYISSGDAEDGNSMHCAPSIQLIEAEASLYWRTVCQHLQSEAHAKGSDAAATMGTEAEVYAAEASDKNDLLEKILPATVDDYIDLVRAHINAGSIHRFTCRQLLLLGAMFNYSDATNRKSASAFLQELLHKPPEHEIDNEGNVVVIGDGLSFGGDNDWAQAVARLARKVHAALGEFEEVVLAIIEELAQPCRERTADYVQWMHCLSLIGLLLRHAKSMRLLQGKAIEPDELLQSLLLAGAKHAHLDVQRIAVRCLGLFGLLERKPRAELLKQLRISYIKGPHPISVEACKALIDLGMWHGPQEVDRVLNPHISSKITSEKRSFSPVNFSDLERDLDVDTLDLLFGGFENDDWADSLTGNEDECVHAVLGEGFAKILLLSENYPSISPSLHPVILSKLIYLYFRDVSDHLQRLKQCLSVFFEHYPCLCANHKSCISKAFIPVMRSMWPGIYGNSGGSSFMVSQMRKRAVQASRFMLQMMQVPLYVKETQPESENGSTEMPQIIDRCSEVPFDCGEEGLALRIAIEVTSFHSKKTAAEKSYVSALCRILALLQFRLSEQGPIKLMRRLLSRTVECVSTEKDLVKELNRLAEHLMTADRQPDQEFLQDEVNLILGKLEIDFNLDLDGSVAMPQTPAAASTRTRVSRRRVRIEDDDSDEYSPAFAVPATQQTVRSRSQRASKTVAMSKMSATRSVRIDEIEEQEEEHDSDVTSEDSDEY from the exons GCTGCACCTTCCGCCAACAAGACCGCCAGGTTTCGTGCTTGCCAGATTGTCTCTGAG ATAATATTGCTGCTACCGGATGATGCAGAAGTGAGTAATGATGTGTGGGATGAAGTGATTGAGTGCATGAAGCTGAGGGTACGGGACAAAATTCCTGGGGTGCGCGCATTTGCCATCAGGGCGCTTTCTCGCTTTGTGAATGACACTGCAAACAGCGATATCCTCGATTTGTTCCTCGAGCAGCTTGCCTTGGAGCAGAATGCG GATGTTCGCAAGATGATTGTGTTGTCTTTGCCCCCTTCTACTGCAACCTCGCAAGTTATCATTGATTGCACCTTGGATGTGAGCGAATCTGTACGCAAAGCTGCATACTGTGTTTTAGCTAATAAATTTCCTCTTCAAAGCTTAAG CATTAAGCTCAGGACAGTAATTCTTCAGAGAGGACTTGCTGACCGATCTGTTGCTATCTCGAAAGAATGTTTCAAACTTTTGAGAGATGAATGGCTCACTAAGTGCTGTAACGGTGATCCTTTAGAACTTCTCAAGTTTCTTGATGTTGAAACCTATGAATCAGTTGGTGAGACTGTTATGCAAACGCTTCTAAAAGCTGATTTAGTAAAGCTACAGAATGGTGCAAGCATTCAGCAGTATATATCATCTGGTGATGCAGAGGATG GGAATTCTATGCACTGCGCACCTAGCATTCAGCTGATAGAAGCAGAGGCTTCTCTTTACTGGAGAACTGTATGCCAGCATTTGCAGTCAGAAGCACAT GCCAAAGGCTCTGATGCCGCAGCCACAATGGGCACTGAGGCAGAAGTTTATGCAGCTGAAGCATCAGACAAAAATGACCTTCTGGAAAAAATTCTTCCTGCAACAGTTGATGATTATATAGACCTGGTCAGAGCTCATATTAATGCTG GATCAATTCATCGTTTTACATGCCGGCAGCTACTTCTGCTTGGTGCCATGTTCAATTATTCTGATGCTACAAATAGGAAGTCTGCTAGTGCATTTCTGCAGGAGCTGCTGCACAAGCCTCCTGAGCATGAGATTGATAATGAAGGGAACGTGGTTGTCATTGGAGATGGATTAAGTTTTGGTGGAGACAATGATTGGGCTCAAGCAGTGGCCAGATTGGCAAGGAAAGTCCATGCTGCACTTGGTGAATTTGAAGAAGTTGTTCTTGCTATCATAGAAGAGCTGGCTCAACCTTGTAGGGAGAGGACAGCAGATTATGTGCAGTGGATGCACTGTCTTTCTCTTATTGGCCTTTTGCTGAGACATGCAAAGTCAATGCGCTTGCTTCAGGGCAAGGCTATTGAACCAGATGAACTACTCCAGTCTTTACTGCTCGCCGGG GCCAAACATGCTCACTTGGATGTGCAAAGGATTGCTGTCAGATGCCTTGGCCTTTTTGGGCTTTTGGAGAGGAAACCACGTGCAGAACTTCTGAAACAGTTGAGAATTTCATACATCAAAGGTCCACATCCAATTAGTGTAGAGGCCTGTAAAGCGTTAATTGATCTTGGGATGTGGCATGGCCCTCAAGAAGTCGACAGGGTGTTAAATCCCCATATATCATCCAAGATTACCTCTGAAAAGAGGAGTTTTAGTCCTGTGAACTTTTCTGATTTGGAACGGGATTTGGATGTCGATACGCTTGATCTCTTATTTGGTGGATTTGAAAATGATGACTGGGCTGATTCTTTAACTGGCAATGAAGATGAATGTGTTCATGCCGTTCTTGGAGAGGGGTTTGCAAAAATTCTTCTCCTGAGTGAGAACTATCCAAGCATATCGCCTTCTTTGCATCCTGTGATTTTATCTAAGCTCATTTACTTATATTTCAGGGATGTGTCGGATCACCTGCAGAG GTTGAAGCAATGCTTGTCTGTGTTTTTTGAGCACTACCCATGTCTCTGTGCTAATCATAAG AGTTGCATATCCAAGGCTTTCATTCCAGTAATGCGTTCAATGTGGCCTGGAATTTATGGCAATTCAGGAGGATCTTCTTTTATGGTGTCCCAGATGCGTAAGCGCGCAGTTCAAGCTTCACGTTTCATGCTGCAGATGATGCAGGTTCCCTTATATGTTAAAGAGACTCAACCAGAGAGTGAAAATGGAAGTACAGAAATGCCACAAATCATTGATCGTTGTTCAGAGGTTCCGTTTGATTGTGGTGAGGAGGGTCTTGCACTACGCATTGCCATAGAG GTCACAAGCTTTCACTCGAAGAAGACAGCTGCTGAGAAGTCATATGTATCGGCACTTTGTAGAATACTTGCATTGCTTCAATTTCGGTTATCGGAACAAGGGCCAATAAAGTTGATGAGGAGACTTCTAAGTCGTACGGTTGAATGTGTATCCACAGAGAAGGATCTTGTAAAAGAATTGAACCGCCTGGCTGAGCATCTCATGACAGCAGATAGGCAGCCAGATCAGGAGTTCTTGCAAGATGAAGTGAATCTCATTTTGG gTAAATTGGAAATTGACTTCAACCTAGATCTAGATGGTTCTGTTGCTATGCCACAAACACCAGCTGCAGCCTCGACTAGAACCCGTGTTTCTAGGAGAAGGGTAAGGATTGAGGACGATGATTCTGATGAATATTCACCTGCTTTTGCTGTTCCTGCTACCCAACAAACTGTCCGAAGTCGTTCGCAGAGAGCAAGTAAAACTGTGGCAATGAGCAAGATGTCTGCAACCAGatcagtcagaattgatgaaattgaagaacaagaagaagaacacgACTCTGATGTAACATCTGAGGACTCTGATGAATACTGA